One region of Salvia miltiorrhiza cultivar Shanhuang (shh) chromosome 3, IMPLAD_Smil_shh, whole genome shotgun sequence genomic DNA includes:
- the LOC131018609 gene encoding probable serine/threonine-protein kinase PBL25 — protein MQPYNSKHSHAFTGNRFCISEHLCKKKGAFPSSNPHQDPSPHPRPNSRSQHPSNENPRKTAAEATNNKASAGREEGDNNIAAQTFTFRELAAATKNFRQEYLLGEGGFGRVYKGRLDKTDQLVAVKQLDRNGLQGNREFLVEVLMLSLLHHQNLVNLIGYCADGEQRLLVYEYMQLGSLEDHLLDLPRNRSPLPWFTRMKIALHAAKGLEYLHDKANPPVIYRDLKSSNILLDKDYNAKLSDFGLAKLGPIGEKSHVSTRVMGTYGYCAPEYQRTGQLTVKSDVYSFGVVLLELITGKRAIDNRRIPDHQNLVTWAEPIFMEPSRFSELADPLLRGDFPKKSFNQAVAISAMCLQEDATVRPLISDVVTALSCLPLQGDTGYSRPVSPPSPRLNAEITPQDRERAVAEAIAWGSKSRHNGEN, from the exons atgcaaccatataattcgAAGCACTCTCACGCCTTTACAGGAAATAGATTTTGCATCTCTGAGCATCTTTGCAAG AAAAAGGGAGCATTCCCCTCCTCCAATCCCCATCAAGACCCCTCTCCACACCCACGCCCTAATTCTCGCTCCCAACACCCATCCAATG aaaaTCCAAGGAAGACAGCAGCAGAAGCTACAAATAACAAGGCAAGTGCAGGTAGAGAAGAAGGAGACAACAACATTGCAGCACAAACTTTCACTTTCAGGGAGCTGGCCGCAGCCACAAAGAATTTTAGGCAAGAATATCTGCTTGGTGAAGGTGGATTCGGTCGTGTATACAAAGGTCGTCTCGATAAAACTGACCAG CTGGTAGCAGTTAAGCAGCTTGATCGCAACGGATTGCAAGGGAACCGAGAGTTTCTTGTAGAGGTTTTGATGTTGAGCCTTCTACACCACCAGAATCTCGTAAACCTAATCGGCTATTGCGCCGACGGCGAGCAGAGACTTCTCGTCTATGAATATATGCAGTTGGGATCTCTTGAAGACCATCTACTTG ATTTGCCGCGTAATCGGTCTCCACTGCCTTGGTTCACGAGGATGAAGATCGCGTTGCATGCGGCCAAAGGTCTTGAGTATTTGCACGATAAGGCGAACCCTCCGGTGATCTATCGTGACTTGAAATCGTCAAACATCTTGCTAGACAAGGACTACAATGCAAAACTTTCGGATTTCGGGCTGGCCAAGCTTGGACCTATTGGAGAAAAGTCTCATGTATCGACAAGGGTTATGGGAACATACGGATACTGTGCTCCCGAGTATCAACGCACAGGCCAACTCACTGTCAAATCAGATGTGTATAGCTTCGGCGTTGTTCTTTTGGAATTAATTACAGGGAAGAGAGCAATTGATAACAGAAGGATTCCCGACCACCAAAATCTTGTCACATGG GCTGAACCAATTTTCATGGAGCCGAGTAGATTCTCGGAGCTGGCGGATCCACTACTGAGAGGTGACTTCCCGAAGAAGAGCTTCAACCAAGCAGTTGCAATATCAGCGATGTGTCTTCAAGAAGATGCGACAGTGCGGCCTTTGATCAGCGATGTGGTGACTGCGCTCAGTTGCCTTCCGTTGCAAGGGGACACGGGATACTCGCGCCCCGTCTCCCCTCCCTCACCTCGCTTGAATGCTGAGATAACGCCCCAAGACCGGGAGAGAGCAGTTGCGGAAGCCATTGCTTGGGGCTCCAAGTCCAGGCATAACGGCGAAAACTAG